Below is a genomic region from Citrobacter europaeus.
TTGAAACCATTCGTGGTCGTTACCGACTGCACCGCTTTCCTCCTCGCCAGCGCCATTTGCAGGCTGAACAGCTCACGCCGGGGATCACGCCGGCGGATTATCAGCGCCAACTGATGGACGGCTTCCAGGAAGGTCTGCAAAAAGGCTTTGAGCAAGGGATGACCGAAGGCCAGGAGCAGGGCTTTCAGGAAGGCCATCAGAAAGGACACGATGAAGGCCGTCGTCAGGGATACACTGAAGGCAGCCTGGCCGGGCAGCAGGAAGGGCGTAAACAGTTTGAGCGGGCAGCGCAGCCGCTGGAAGCTATCTCGGGCAAAGTGAACGATTACCTGGCGCACATTCAGCGTAAACAGCGGGAAGACCTGCTGCAACTGGTTGAAAAGGTTACACGTCAGGTGATTCGTTGCGAGCTGGCGCTGCAACCGACGCAGTTGCTATCGCTGGTTGAAGAGGCGATTTCGGCCTTTCCGGCGATGCCTGAGTCGCTACAGGTTCTGCTGAGTAATGAAGAATTTAACCGCATCAAAGATGCTGCGCCGGAGAAGGTCGCTGAATGGGGGTTGACCCCATCTCCCGATCTACAGGCGGGCGAGTGTCGGGTGATTACCGATAAATCCGAGCTGGATATTGGCTGCGAGCATCGTCTCGACCAATGCATGTCGGCGCTGAAAGAGTCGCTGCTGCCGGAGCCGACGGGTGAGTGACCTATCCTGCTTTGACAACGCGCTGCGCTCCATTGAGTCGATCCCTTTAGCCCGGGTTGCCGGGCGACTGGTGCGCGTGAACGGCATTTTGCTGGAGAGCGTGGGCTGTCCGCTGGTGACCGGCCAGCTGTGCCGCGTCGAAAGCGCCAACCATACGTTGATCGATGCGCAGGCGGTGGGGTTTAACCGCGATATCACCTATCTGATGCCCTTCAAGCACCCCGTCGGGCTGATGGCGGGCGCACGCGTTTTTCCCGAAGAAAAAGCGCAGGAGATCCTGATAAGCGA
It encodes:
- a CDS encoding flagellar assembly protein H — protein: MAIETIRGRYRLHRFPPRQRHLQAEQLTPGITPADYQRQLMDGFQEGLQKGFEQGMTEGQEQGFQEGHQKGHDEGRRQGYTEGSLAGQQEGRKQFERAAQPLEAISGKVNDYLAHIQRKQREDLLQLVEKVTRQVIRCELALQPTQLLSLVEEAISAFPAMPESLQVLLSNEEFNRIKDAAPEKVAEWGLTPSPDLQAGECRVITDKSELDIGCEHRLDQCMSALKESLLPEPTGE